The proteins below are encoded in one region of Solenopsis invicta isolate M01_SB chromosome 8, UNIL_Sinv_3.0, whole genome shotgun sequence:
- the LOC120358606 gene encoding uncharacterized protein LOC120358606, whose protein sequence is MMALGYNFGDRDPGTVCSQKWRNVEGKTMTFIQNGGPKRTGSGKLKKPAFYDEVRDIIKDSAKAIPVNLMDTMSDETSSSSTSGSSRGNTPVYPQEPPAKDSDEPLSDDEGEQLISNKNKVSLFLKVQNTTKVKKQKIDNSAILEFLKQDANERKTQNENLIQLLAQKMEQENESKT, encoded by the coding sequence ATGATGGCTTTGGGCTATAATTTTGGTGATCGAGACCCGGGCACGGTTTGTTCTCAAAAGTGGAGAAATGTAGAAGGAAAAACTATGACATTTATTCAGAATGGAGGGCCGAAGAGAACTGGATCTGGAAAGCTGAAGAAGCCTGCATTTTATGATGAAGTCAGAGACATCATTAAAGATTCTGCTAAGGCGATTCCAGTTAATTTAATGGATACAATGTCTGATGAGACCTCATCGTCATCAACAAGTGGTTCTTCAAGAGGCAATACACCTGTATATCCTCAAGAACCCCCTGCCAAGGATTCTGATGAGCCTCTGTCTGATGACGAAGGAGAACAATTGATTTCCAACAAGAATAAAGTGAGTCTTTTTCTGAAAGTACAAAATACTACGAAGgtcaagaaacaaaaaattgacaACAGTGCCATATTGGAGTTTTTAAAACAGGATGCAAACGAGAGAAAAACGCAGAACGAAAATCTTATACAACTTCTTGCTCAAAAAATGGAGCAAGAAAATGAGTCAAAAACataa
- the LOC105207154 gene encoding putative nuclease HARBI1, with protein MQRGDASIITVDKATLMALWYLAGQSAMESGGDRFGVAPSTIYHEIHRIVDILCTLSHKFIVWPKEHECAIIRQQFNDRAGYPGVIGSIDGCHIDVLAPANDQESYTDRKMNHFIILQGICTATKIFTNVSIGTPGSRNDCRVLRPSIFYKKVIEEGPESLFYIPNNHLVGDKAYPNRTWLMTPYKDYGNLTLTQRRHNFVHSSTRIVIEHAFGLLKGRWRCLLGLRLKRIGRVTNFVLACCVLHNFCFLHKNTVIEEMVNDDRRMRQQDIREYCDAANIEIAKQKKDCIANLL; from the exons ATGCAACGTGGTGATGCCTCTATTATTACAGTTGACAAGGCAACACTTATGGCTCTGTGGTATTTGGCTGGTCAGTCAGCAATGGAGAGTGGAGGTGACCGGTTTGGTGTAGCCCCTTCTACAATTTATCATGAAATTCATCGCATTGTAGATATTCTTTGTACATTAAGCCATAAATTTATAGTATGGCCTAAGGAACACGAATGTGCAATTATTAGACAACAATTTAATGACAGAGCAGGGTATCCAG GTGTAATTGGTTCTATTGATGGTTGTCACATTGATGTACTTGCTCCAGCCAATGATCAAGAATCGTACACGGACAGGAAGatgaatcattttataattttgcaag GTATCTGCACAGCTACCAAAATATTTACCAACGTTTCTATTGGTACACCAGGATCTCGTAACGACTGTCGTGTTTTGAGACCttcaattttctataaaaaagttatagagGAAGGACCTGAGAGCTTATTCTACATTCCCAACAATCATCTTGTTGGTGATAAGGCCTATCCCAACAGAACATGGCTCATGACACCATACAA gGATTATGGAAATCTCACTTTGACACAAAGACGTCATAACTTTGTTCATAGTTCAACAAGAATAGTCATAGAACACGCATTTGGACTTTTAAAGGGACGATGGCGATGTCTGCTGGGATTGAGACTCAAACGTATTGGCAGAGTTACAAACTTTGTTTTAGCATGCTGTGTACTTCATAACTTTTgttttctacataaaaatacTGTCATTGAAGAGATGGTGAACGATGATAGAAGGATGCGACAACAAGATATAAGAGAATACTGTGATGCAGCAAATATAGAGATTGCCAAACAGAAGAAGGATTGCATTGCCAACTTGTTATag